A single window of Fundulus heteroclitus isolate FHET01 unplaced genomic scaffold, MU-UCD_Fhet_4.1 scaffold_41, whole genome shotgun sequence DNA harbors:
- the LOC105924294 gene encoding rano class II histocompatibility antigen, A beta chain produces the protein MASSLLCCCLLFLTLYSADGFELYNVDRCVFNSSELNDIEYIRSNFYNKLELFRFSSSLGKFVGYTEYGIKQADYRNSLTSLLQQMKAQRETYCLNHVTAFYPHALTKSVEPSVRIHSEAPSGGGGQHGMLVCGVYSFYPKTIKVTWLRDGQEVTSDVTTTEELPDGDWYYQVHSTLEYTPRSGEKISCMVEHASLKEPLITDWNPSMSEAERNQLAIGASGLILGLVLSLAGFIYYKRKARGRILVPTN, from the exons ATGGCTTCAtcgctgctctgctgctgcctcctcttcctcaccctCTACTCTGCAG ATGGGTTTGAGCTTTATAATGTGGATCGTTGTGTGTTTAACTCCTCTGAGCTGAACGACATCGAGTACATCCGCTCAAACTTTTACAACAAGTTGGAGCTCTTCAGGTTCAGCAGCAGTTTGGGGAAGTTTGTTGGATACACAGAGTATGGAATCAAGCAGGCGGACTACAGGAACAGTCTGACTTCACTTCTTCAACAGATGAAAGCTCAGAGGGAGACCTACTGCCTGAACCACGTTACTGCTTTCTACCCGCATGCTCTGACTAAATCAG TGGAGCCCTCCGTCAGAATCCACTCTGAGGCGCCCTCTGGTGGTGGAGGTCAGCACGGCATGCTGGTCTGTGGCGTCTACAGCTTCTACCCCAAAACCATCAAGGTGACGTGGCTCAGAGACGGACAGGAGGTCACCTCTGATGTCACCACCACCGAGGAGCTGCCAGACGGAGACTGGTACTACCAGGTCCACTCCACCCTGGAGTACACGCCCAG GTCTGGAGAGAAGATCTCCTGCATGGTGGAACACGCCAGCCTGAAGGAACCCCTGATCACTGACTGGA ATCCGTCCATGTCTGAGGCAGAGAGGAACCAGCTGGCCATCGGAGCTTCAGGACTGATCCTGGGTCTGGTTCTGTCTCTGGCCGGGTTCATCTACTACAAGAGGAAGGCCAGAG gACGTATTCTGGTTCCCACTAACTGA
- the LOC110368199 gene encoding mamu class II histocompatibility antigen, DR alpha chain isoform X2 → MMMMKMRLLLFLCGVLRVSADVLHEDLQIRGCSDSDGEAMYTLDGEEMWFADFKQGKGVEPQPPFIDHMSLVKGAYDTAVANQQICRTNLGIRRKALKDTPVERDPPSTPMIYTRDEVELGEKNILVCHVSGFYPAPVNVSWTKNGQKVTEGTSINVPFPSKDSTFTQISRLDFIPQLGDIYSCSVDHLALQKPLTRMFDVELNSPQPSVGPAVFCGLGLTIGLLGVAVGTFFLIKGNECS, encoded by the exons atgatgatgatgaagatgaggctGCTGCTCTTCCTCTGCGGGGTCCTCCGGGTCTCTGCTGATG TTCTCCATGAGGACCTTCAGATCAGAGGCTGTTCAGACTCTGATGGAGAGGCCATGTATACTCTGGATGGTGAAGAGATGTGGTTCGCTGACTTCAAGCAGGGGAAAGGAGTGGAACCTCAGCCTCCTTTCATTGATCATATGAGCTTAGTGAAAGGAGCTTATGACACAGCTGTGGCTAATCAACAGATCTGCAGAACAAACCTGGGCATCCGTCGTAAAGCCCTGAAGGACACTCCTGTGGAACGAG ATCCTCCATCCACTCCCATGATCTACACCAGAGACGAGGTGGAGCTGGGAGAGAAGAACATCCTGGTCTGTCATGTCTCTGGGTTCTATCCTGCTCCTGTCAACGTCTCCTGGACCAAGAACGGCCAGAAGGTGACTGAAGGAACCAGCATCAACGTTCCCTTCCCCAGCAAGGACAGCACCTTCACCCAGATCTCCAGACTGGACTTCATCCCTCAGCTGGGAGACAtctacagctgctctgtggaCCATCTAGCTCTACAGAAACCACTGACCAGGATGTTTG ATGTGGAGCTGAACAGTCCTCAGCCCAGTGTGGGACCTGCAGTCTTCTGTGGACTGGGTCTGACCATCGGACTCCTGGGCGTGGCTGTTGGGACCTTCTTCCTGATCAAAGGAAATGAGtgca gctga
- the LOC110368199 gene encoding mamu class II histocompatibility antigen, DR alpha chain isoform X1, translating to MMMMKMRLLLFLCGVLRVSADVLHEDLQIRGCSDSDGEAMYTLDGEEMWFADFKQGKGVEPQPPFIDHMSLVKGAYDTAVANQQICRTNLGIRRKALKDTPVERDPPSTPMIYTRDEVELGEKNILVCHVSGFYPAPVNVSWTKNGQKVTEGTSINVPFPSKDSTFTQISRLDFIPQLGDIYSCSVDHLALQKPLTRMFDVELNSPQPSVGPAVFCGLGLTIGLLGVAVGTFFLIKGNECS from the exons atgatgatgatgaagatgaggctGCTGCTCTTCCTCTGCGGGGTCCTCCGGGTCTCTGCTGATG TTCTCCATGAGGACCTTCAGATCAGAGGCTGTTCAGACTCTGATGGAGAGGCCATGTATACTCTGGATGGTGAAGAGATGTGGTTCGCTGACTTCAAGCAGGGGAAAGGAGTGGAACCTCAGCCTCCTTTCATTGATCATATGAGCTTAGTGAAAGGAGCTTATGACACAGCTGTGGCTAATCAACAGATCTGCAGAACAAACCTGGGCATCCGTCGTAAAGCCCTGAAGGACACTCCTGTGGAACGAG ATCCTCCATCCACTCCCATGATCTACACCAGAGACGAGGTGGAGCTGGGAGAGAAGAACATCCTGGTCTGTCATGTCTCTGGGTTCTATCCTGCTCCTGTCAACGTCTCCTGGACCAAGAACGGCCAGAAGGTGACTGAAGGAACCAGCATCAACGTTCCCTTCCCCAGCAAGGACAGCACCTTCACCCAGATCTCCAGACTGGACTTCATCCCTCAGCTGGGAGACAtctacagctgctctgtggaCCATCTAGCTCTACAGAAACCACTGACCAGGATGTTTG ATGTGGAGCTGAACAGTCCTCAGCCCAGTGTGGGACCTGCAGTCTTCTGTGGACTGGGTCTGACCATCGGACTCCTGGGCGTGGCTGTTGGGACCTTCTTCCTGATCAAAGGAAATGAGtgcagctga